One part of the Xiphophorus maculatus strain JP 163 A chromosome 1, X_maculatus-5.0-male, whole genome shotgun sequence genome encodes these proteins:
- the znf341 gene encoding zinc finger protein 341 isoform X1: MAQAIFEVLEGMDNQTVLAVQSLLDGQGGVPDPNSQNVSATPAIQPMDDEDVFLCGKCKKQFNSLPGFMTHKREQCQSGAPSLSTVSLASTNAYAPVPSIGSVPQTAANRQVSTYITVPPSPLTHTLVQGNVLVSDDVLMSAISAFTSIDQPMAAMQTPIQSNLSMHTAGVSYLQHHHHHHHHHHQQQQHQQQASHPLPSSQAPPPALPAGQPTQQPLSSQVPVSHSNSVVQVYSTMPHMAGPAAAAAAAGAGGAAEIHTLGLPAFHPVQCVEGQSFSSSPVYSPGKQGSKAKSCSHMGSMAELSDFEKVIIPKQPRSSKKTTDGAAADHLKGKGPKLKCNFCDKFFSKNFDLQQHIRSHTGEKPFQCIVCGRAFAQKSNVKKHMQTHKVWPMSVANTVSRLPITVKVVPVSFIEEERMAERQKQGNTDRDQIQAEPEPVQTEEPGEEAATEAEPGLTASRGEDAQDSHTRSMSDQNQQGGAQTKQIVVIDSSYQCQFCTCKFKTYFQLKSHLTQHKGEQVYKCVLKSCSQTFQKLDHFLEHIRTHQEQLTYRCHLCSKVFPSLFELGVHQYSHCFCPQQNTRKETSVFRCVKCQSRYSTQEALEQHLLTASHSFPCPHCQKVFPCERYFRRHLPTHGVGGRFKCQICKKAFKTEHYLKLHTRIHSGEKPYKCSLCEATFNRKDKVKRHMLIHEPFKKYKCPFRTHVGCTKEFNRPDKLKAHILSHSGIKPYKCLFCQKAFSRRAHMLEHQQSHTDNYRFRCSTCNKGFTRQSYYRDHKCPTVGDRTGAEERTEENEEADEAAGALAVEEQEGERNGRRSRFTRISKRLQTNGEEAEEEDGSDGDQEIGETQPGDEVGTDGGHHAAMATTEGQTERGAEEHGGMETSDELQTQTGTNAHNSSQRQPCL, encoded by the exons ATGGCGCAGGCAATATTTGAGGTGCTCGAAG GAATGGACAACCAGACTGTGCTGGCAGTCCAGTCACTGCTGGATGGTCAAGGTGGAGTTCCTGACCCAAACAGCCAAAATGTCTCTGCGACGCCGGCCATCCAGCCCATGG ATGACGAAGACGTGTTCCTGTGTGGGAAGTGTAAGAAACAGTTCAACTCTCTGCCTGGCTTCATGACGCACAAGAGGGAGCAGTGCCAGTCTGGCGCCCCCTCCCTGTCCACCGTGTCCCTGGCCTCCACCAACGCCTACGCTCCTGTCCCGTCAATCGGCTCCGTACCGCAAACTGCCGCCAACAGACAG GTATCCACCTATATAACAGTCCCTCCATCTCCTCTGACTCACACTCTGGTGCAAGGCAACGTGCTGGTCAGCGACGATGTCCTCATGTCGGCCATCTCCGCCTTCACCTCCATCGACCAGCCCATGGCCGCCATGCAGACGCCCATACAG AGCAACCTGAGCATGCACACAGCGGGGGTATCGTATCTTCAgcaccatcaccaccaccaccaccaccatcatcagcagcagcagcatcagcagcaggcTTCCCACCCTCTGCCCTCCAGCCAGGCACCGCCCCCCGCTCTGCCAGCTGGGCAGCCCACCCAGCAGCCCCTCTCCTCCCAGGTGCCAGTGAGCCACAGCAACTCGGTGGTGCAGGTGTACAGCACGATGCCCCACATGGCAGGCCCTGCTGCTGCCGCAGCAGCTGCTGGTGCTGGCGGTGCAGCAGAGATCCATACGTTAGGCCTGCCAGCTTTCCACCCTGTTCAG TGCGTGGAGGGCCAGTCGTTCAGCAGCAGTCCCGTCTACAGCCCTGGGAAGCAGGGCAGCAAAGCAAAGAGCTGCAGCCACATGGGCAGCATGGCGGAGCTGAGTGACTTCGAAAAGGTCATCATACCCAAACAGCCCCGGAGCAGCAAGAAGACAACGGACGGAGCAGCAG CAGATCACCTGAAGGGAAAAGGTCCGAAGCTGAAGTGTAATTTCTGCGATAagtttttctccaaaaactTTGACCTCCAGCAGCACATCAGAAG ccacacaggagagaaaccgTTCCAGTGCATTGTCTGTGGGCGGGCCTTCGCCCAGAAGTCCAATGTGAAGAAACACATGCAGACTCACAAG GTGTGGCCGATGAGCGTGGCAAACACCGTGTCCCGGCTGCCAATTACTGTGAAGGTGGTTCCCGTTTCATTCATTGAGGAAGAACGGATGGCGGAGCGGCAGAAACAAGGCAACACGGACCGAGACCAGATTcaagcagaaccagagccgGTCCAAACGG aGGAACCAGGGGAGGAGGCAGCGACAGAGGCTGAACCCGGTCTGACAGCCAGCCGAGGGGAAGACGCCCAGGATAGTCACACTCGCTCAATgtccgaccagaaccagcagggcGGCGCTCAAACCAAGCAGATTGTTGTGATAGACAGTTCCTACCAGTGCCAGTTCTGCACCTGCAAGTTCAAGACCTACTTCCAACTAAAGTCTCACCTGACCCAGCATAAAGGCGAGCAG GTGTATAAGTGTGTGTTGAAGAGCTGCTCCCAGACCTTCCAGAAGCTTGACCACTTCCTGGAACACATCCGGACGCACCAGGAGCAGCTGACGTACCGCTGCCACCTCTGCAGCAAGGTCTTCCCCTCCCTGTTTGAGCTGGGAGTCCACCAGTACTCCCACTGCTTCTGCCCACAGCAGAACACCCGCAAGGAGACGAGCGTGTTCAG GTGTGTGAAATGTCAGAGCAGATATTCAACCCAGGAAGCTCTGGAGCAACACCTGCTGACCGCCTCCCACAGCTTCCCTTGCCCTCACTGTCAGAAG GTCTTCCCATGTGAGAGATACTTCCGGCGCCACTTGCCCACTCATGGCGTTGGAGGAAGATTTAAGTGTCAGATCTGCAAGAAGGCCTTCAAGACTGAGCACTACCTCAAGCTGCACACTCGCATTCACTCAG GTGAGAAACCGTACAAGTGTTCCCTCTGTGAGGCGACGTTCAACAGAAAGGACAAAGTGAAGAGACACATGCTGATCCACGAGCCTTTTAAGAAATACAAGTGTCCCTTCAG GACACATGTGGGCTGCACCAAAGAATTCAACAGACCAGACAAACTGAAAGCCCACATCCTGTCACATTCTG GTATCAAACCCTACAAGTGTCTGTTCTGTCAGAAGGCGTTCAGCCGCAGGGCTCACATGCTGGAGCATCAGCAGTCCCACACAGACAACTACAGGTTCAGGTGCTCTACATGTAACAAGGGGTTCACCAGGCAGAGCTACTACAGAGACCACAAATGTCCCACAGTGGGAGACAGGACAGGAGCAGAGGAGAGGACAGAGGAGAACGAGGAGGCCGATGAGGCTGCAGGAGCATTGGCGGTTGAGGAGCAGGAAGGAGAGCGCAACGGGAGGAGAAGCAGGTTCACGAGGATTTCCAAACGCTTGCAGACTAAtggagaggaggcagaggaagaggacgGCTCCGATGGAGACCAGGAGATAGGAGAAACTCAGCCAGGAGACGAAGTGGGGACCGATGGAGGCCACCATGCTGCCATGGCTACCACCGAGGGACAGACTGAGAGAGGGGCAGAGGAACATGGTGGCATGGAAACCAGTGACGAGCTGCAGACACAGACTGGGACCAATGCCCACAACAGTTCACAGAGGCAGCCATGTTTGTAG
- the znf341 gene encoding zinc finger protein 341 isoform X2, with amino-acid sequence MAQAIFEVLEGMDNQTVLAVQSLLDGQGGVPDPNSQNVSATPAIQPMDDEDVFLCGKCKKQFNSLPGFMTHKREQCQSGAPSLSTVSLASTNAYAPVPSIGSVPQTAANRQVSTYITVPPSPLTHTLVQGNVLVSDDVLMSAISAFTSIDQPMAAMQTPIQSNLSMHTAGVSYLQHHHHHHHHHHQQQQHQQQASHPLPSSQAPPPALPAGQPTQQPLSSQVPVSHSNSVVQVYSTMPHMAGPAAAAAAAGAGGAAEIHTLGLPAFHPVQCVEGQSFSSSPVYSPGKQGSKAKSCSHMGSMAELSDFEKVIIPKQPRSSKKTTDGAADHLKGKGPKLKCNFCDKFFSKNFDLQQHIRSHTGEKPFQCIVCGRAFAQKSNVKKHMQTHKVWPMSVANTVSRLPITVKVVPVSFIEEERMAERQKQGNTDRDQIQAEPEPVQTEEPGEEAATEAEPGLTASRGEDAQDSHTRSMSDQNQQGGAQTKQIVVIDSSYQCQFCTCKFKTYFQLKSHLTQHKGEQVYKCVLKSCSQTFQKLDHFLEHIRTHQEQLTYRCHLCSKVFPSLFELGVHQYSHCFCPQQNTRKETSVFRCVKCQSRYSTQEALEQHLLTASHSFPCPHCQKVFPCERYFRRHLPTHGVGGRFKCQICKKAFKTEHYLKLHTRIHSGEKPYKCSLCEATFNRKDKVKRHMLIHEPFKKYKCPFRTHVGCTKEFNRPDKLKAHILSHSGIKPYKCLFCQKAFSRRAHMLEHQQSHTDNYRFRCSTCNKGFTRQSYYRDHKCPTVGDRTGAEERTEENEEADEAAGALAVEEQEGERNGRRSRFTRISKRLQTNGEEAEEEDGSDGDQEIGETQPGDEVGTDGGHHAAMATTEGQTERGAEEHGGMETSDELQTQTGTNAHNSSQRQPCL; translated from the exons ATGGCGCAGGCAATATTTGAGGTGCTCGAAG GAATGGACAACCAGACTGTGCTGGCAGTCCAGTCACTGCTGGATGGTCAAGGTGGAGTTCCTGACCCAAACAGCCAAAATGTCTCTGCGACGCCGGCCATCCAGCCCATGG ATGACGAAGACGTGTTCCTGTGTGGGAAGTGTAAGAAACAGTTCAACTCTCTGCCTGGCTTCATGACGCACAAGAGGGAGCAGTGCCAGTCTGGCGCCCCCTCCCTGTCCACCGTGTCCCTGGCCTCCACCAACGCCTACGCTCCTGTCCCGTCAATCGGCTCCGTACCGCAAACTGCCGCCAACAGACAG GTATCCACCTATATAACAGTCCCTCCATCTCCTCTGACTCACACTCTGGTGCAAGGCAACGTGCTGGTCAGCGACGATGTCCTCATGTCGGCCATCTCCGCCTTCACCTCCATCGACCAGCCCATGGCCGCCATGCAGACGCCCATACAG AGCAACCTGAGCATGCACACAGCGGGGGTATCGTATCTTCAgcaccatcaccaccaccaccaccaccatcatcagcagcagcagcatcagcagcaggcTTCCCACCCTCTGCCCTCCAGCCAGGCACCGCCCCCCGCTCTGCCAGCTGGGCAGCCCACCCAGCAGCCCCTCTCCTCCCAGGTGCCAGTGAGCCACAGCAACTCGGTGGTGCAGGTGTACAGCACGATGCCCCACATGGCAGGCCCTGCTGCTGCCGCAGCAGCTGCTGGTGCTGGCGGTGCAGCAGAGATCCATACGTTAGGCCTGCCAGCTTTCCACCCTGTTCAG TGCGTGGAGGGCCAGTCGTTCAGCAGCAGTCCCGTCTACAGCCCTGGGAAGCAGGGCAGCAAAGCAAAGAGCTGCAGCCACATGGGCAGCATGGCGGAGCTGAGTGACTTCGAAAAGGTCATCATACCCAAACAGCCCCGGAGCAGCAAGAAGACAACGGACGGAGCAGCAG ATCACCTGAAGGGAAAAGGTCCGAAGCTGAAGTGTAATTTCTGCGATAagtttttctccaaaaactTTGACCTCCAGCAGCACATCAGAAG ccacacaggagagaaaccgTTCCAGTGCATTGTCTGTGGGCGGGCCTTCGCCCAGAAGTCCAATGTGAAGAAACACATGCAGACTCACAAG GTGTGGCCGATGAGCGTGGCAAACACCGTGTCCCGGCTGCCAATTACTGTGAAGGTGGTTCCCGTTTCATTCATTGAGGAAGAACGGATGGCGGAGCGGCAGAAACAAGGCAACACGGACCGAGACCAGATTcaagcagaaccagagccgGTCCAAACGG aGGAACCAGGGGAGGAGGCAGCGACAGAGGCTGAACCCGGTCTGACAGCCAGCCGAGGGGAAGACGCCCAGGATAGTCACACTCGCTCAATgtccgaccagaaccagcagggcGGCGCTCAAACCAAGCAGATTGTTGTGATAGACAGTTCCTACCAGTGCCAGTTCTGCACCTGCAAGTTCAAGACCTACTTCCAACTAAAGTCTCACCTGACCCAGCATAAAGGCGAGCAG GTGTATAAGTGTGTGTTGAAGAGCTGCTCCCAGACCTTCCAGAAGCTTGACCACTTCCTGGAACACATCCGGACGCACCAGGAGCAGCTGACGTACCGCTGCCACCTCTGCAGCAAGGTCTTCCCCTCCCTGTTTGAGCTGGGAGTCCACCAGTACTCCCACTGCTTCTGCCCACAGCAGAACACCCGCAAGGAGACGAGCGTGTTCAG GTGTGTGAAATGTCAGAGCAGATATTCAACCCAGGAAGCTCTGGAGCAACACCTGCTGACCGCCTCCCACAGCTTCCCTTGCCCTCACTGTCAGAAG GTCTTCCCATGTGAGAGATACTTCCGGCGCCACTTGCCCACTCATGGCGTTGGAGGAAGATTTAAGTGTCAGATCTGCAAGAAGGCCTTCAAGACTGAGCACTACCTCAAGCTGCACACTCGCATTCACTCAG GTGAGAAACCGTACAAGTGTTCCCTCTGTGAGGCGACGTTCAACAGAAAGGACAAAGTGAAGAGACACATGCTGATCCACGAGCCTTTTAAGAAATACAAGTGTCCCTTCAG GACACATGTGGGCTGCACCAAAGAATTCAACAGACCAGACAAACTGAAAGCCCACATCCTGTCACATTCTG GTATCAAACCCTACAAGTGTCTGTTCTGTCAGAAGGCGTTCAGCCGCAGGGCTCACATGCTGGAGCATCAGCAGTCCCACACAGACAACTACAGGTTCAGGTGCTCTACATGTAACAAGGGGTTCACCAGGCAGAGCTACTACAGAGACCACAAATGTCCCACAGTGGGAGACAGGACAGGAGCAGAGGAGAGGACAGAGGAGAACGAGGAGGCCGATGAGGCTGCAGGAGCATTGGCGGTTGAGGAGCAGGAAGGAGAGCGCAACGGGAGGAGAAGCAGGTTCACGAGGATTTCCAAACGCTTGCAGACTAAtggagaggaggcagaggaagaggacgGCTCCGATGGAGACCAGGAGATAGGAGAAACTCAGCCAGGAGACGAAGTGGGGACCGATGGAGGCCACCATGCTGCCATGGCTACCACCGAGGGACAGACTGAGAGAGGGGCAGAGGAACATGGTGGCATGGAAACCAGTGACGAGCTGCAGACACAGACTGGGACCAATGCCCACAACAGTTCACAGAGGCAGCCATGTTTGTAG